The nucleotide window tagggttattgctgttatatatactcagaagacattgggccttcgtgggctggttgggccatcaggaaagagagcaaagcctgtatataaacggggcggggatgcgggtatcggggacggggaatgctcccccaaacccgtccccgccaaacccgacgggggacgttttctccccgtttagatccccgtgggagcatatttgactccatccccgtcccctaataggggaattccccgcggggaatcggggatcgagtccccgttgccatctttaatccCATTGGTACATGGACCGTTAATGCAAATTAACATCTCCTTTTCGCTGTCTCAGAATTGTCCTTACAACAGTTTCAGAGTAGCATAAGCAACATCCCCTTTTCAATGTTTCAATAGTTTCAATGGCTGCCTATTTTCTAGGCATTTAGAATATCGAAGCCCACACAACAAATCCCAAATACTCGCTCCGTTTTGAAATATATAACGTTTTGGACAGGCTAATTAGCTCAGCGTTCATCGTCATATATTTAAAACGGAGGGGGTAATTCAAGTACAAGTATCAGCTAGGGCAGGCAAGCTTTGCTTGAAGCTGCTCTACACTCACACTGTTTCAAATCAACAGCAAGCAAATTGCAATTCATGATCTTTTTCCCAATAACACAACTGGAAACTTGTGATCAGAGCATGAATTTCGCATCCAAGCCAAGCAAATGCCAAAACATCTGCATTTTTTTTCAGAGCTCATTCCTGCTATTTCGCTAATGTTACCTTCAGCACTAATCCCCAATGTGCTCTTTTACACACAATTGGTTGGGGCTCCAATGTTCCATAACAAGattgtattttacaaaatataagAGAACTACACATAGTAGAACGAAGACGTGTGGCATCAAAGAAAATCGCTGTACGAGCACGACTGTACCGGAAGAGATTCCTCACAGGGATAACAGATTAGGGCTCTTGATGCGCCTCGAGGCAGAGGGCGAGGTCGATGCGCGCCCGCTGGCACTGCTCACGCTTGAGCGCGGTGCCGGCGCTGCCACAGAGGGTGCGGACGGCGTCGGTCTCGTCGGGGCAGCACGCGGTTACGACGCACTCCGCCAGCGCGCGGTTCAGGTGCCGGCACAGCACCTCCGGCCGCAGCGGCCCGCGGGCGGCGCGGCGGTGGCACTCGGCGAGCGCGCGGTGCGTCGAGGCGCAGGGCCCCGGGACGGGCATGGCCGTCGATGCGTCTCGGTCGGACTCGTGTTCTCCTcgcccgccgctgccgccggtcATGGAGTCTGGTGGTGGTGGGAGATCCGCGGCCGGCGTGTGATCTCTTTCGCTTTCTGTCGGTTCGTCGGTCTCCGGGCATTTTACATTTTTAATCGCCACTGGTTCG belongs to Miscanthus floridulus cultivar M001 chromosome 4, ASM1932011v1, whole genome shotgun sequence and includes:
- the LOC136550297 gene encoding uncharacterized protein; translation: MTGGSGGRGEHESDRDASTAMPVPGPCASTHRALAECHRRAARGPLRPEVLCRHLNRALAECVVTACCPDETDAVRTLCGSAGTALKREQCQRARIDLALCLEAHQEP